A genomic region of Leptolyngbya sp. NIES-2104 contains the following coding sequences:
- the lnt gene encoding apolipoprotein N-acyltransferase, which yields MTISILSALLMGLATAPIGFWWLAWFALAPLWVMTVKTRSLKTAILWGIVYHGFALHWITGLHPLMWLGLSWIASVSIVAFAWIFITLWGALCTGFWAWGLARIPNHPIVRVIAGTALWSGLELVRQWSALDWTTLAYTQSPSNLIILHLGRISGALTVTAAIVAVNGLIAEAWMTRSKQLIASAIALFVILHLVGFGLYQSAIVQSPEAKLTAGIIQGNVPTRQKLFSEGLRQAFNGYSSGYRSLANQGVDFVVTPEGALPVLWQGENLRNLVTQAIQEKRVLALVGTFVPEGTRYTQSLIAVAPDGSTIARYNKIKLVPLGEYLPFEKILGSLIGRLSPIGSFMIPGEFNQQFETPLGRIAIGICFDSAFSEVFRQQVANNAQFLITASNLDPYSTVLMAQHEAHDIIRAIETDRWAVRVTNTGYSGMVDPHGRVKWRSQNNQYQIHADTIYRQQSQTLYVKWGDWLTPTLLGMSTILLFFVSRNQW from the coding sequence ATGACGATCTCTATTCTCAGCGCTCTTTTAATGGGGCTTGCCACTGCACCAATTGGTTTCTGGTGGCTGGCGTGGTTTGCTTTGGCTCCATTGTGGGTGATGACCGTTAAAACAAGATCGCTGAAAACTGCAATCTTGTGGGGCATTGTGTATCACGGATTTGCACTGCACTGGATTACGGGACTGCATCCGCTGATGTGGTTGGGATTGTCTTGGATTGCGAGTGTGTCGATCGTGGCTTTCGCTTGGATTTTCATCACACTCTGGGGCGCTTTGTGCACGGGGTTTTGGGCGTGGGGATTAGCGCGAATTCCGAATCATCCGATTGTGCGAGTGATTGCTGGAACGGCTTTGTGGTCTGGGTTGGAATTAGTGCGGCAGTGGAGTGCATTGGATTGGACGACGCTTGCTTATACGCAGAGTCCGAGTAATTTGATCATTCTGCATTTGGGGCGGATTTCTGGAGCGTTGACGGTGACAGCCGCGATCGTTGCCGTGAATGGTTTGATTGCAGAAGCTTGGATGACTCGGAGCAAGCAATTGATTGCAAGTGCGATCGCATTATTTGTCATTCTACATTTGGTTGGATTTGGATTGTATCAGAGCGCGATCGTACAATCTCCCGAAGCAAAGTTAACCGCAGGCATCATTCAGGGCAATGTTCCGACGCGACAAAAGCTATTTTCGGAAGGACTGAGACAGGCTTTTAATGGGTACTCATCGGGTTATCGATCGCTTGCCAATCAAGGAGTCGATTTTGTTGTGACTCCGGAGGGTGCATTACCTGTTTTGTGGCAGGGTGAGAATTTAAGGAATTTGGTGACGCAAGCGATTCAAGAAAAGCGTGTGTTGGCGTTGGTGGGGACTTTTGTACCAGAAGGAACTCGTTACACTCAGAGCTTGATTGCAGTTGCGCCGGATGGAAGTACGATCGCTCGTTACAACAAGATCAAATTAGTTCCATTAGGCGAATATTTACCGTTTGAAAAAATCTTAGGTAGTTTAATTGGTCGATTATCTCCGATCGGATCTTTCATGATTCCAGGTGAATTTAATCAACAGTTTGAAACGCCGCTCGGAAGAATTGCGATCGGGATTTGTTTTGATTCTGCATTCTCTGAAGTTTTCCGGCAACAAGTCGCGAACAATGCTCAATTTCTAATCACTGCATCGAATTTAGATCCTTACAGTACGGTGTTAATGGCGCAACATGAGGCACATGATATTATTCGTGCAATTGAAACCGATCGATGGGCGGTTCGCGTCACGAATACCGGGTATTCAGGAATGGTTGATCCACATGGACGAGTGAAATGGCGATCGCAAAATAATCAATACCAAATTCACGCCGATACAATCTATCGCCAACAGTCTCAAACGTTGTATGTGAAATGGGGCGACTGGCTGACACCGACTTTATTAGGAATGAGCACCATTTTGCTGTTCTTCGTAAGTCGCAACCAGTGGTAA
- a CDS encoding bestrophin family protein, translated as MSFEKKRWLQTALQVKGSVVPKVLPRSIVCGLFGLLITIAFLEGLPVSLPALASLIPNIVLGLLLVFRTNTAYDRFWEGRKAWGKLVNDTRNLARQIWVAISEKTERDRADKIEALHLLVAFSVAMKTHLRQESFGSEIEKLILPEHFIRLQGIQNPPLRVAFWLGDYLQYQYQRDRIKIHQLTEMQNLLNGLVDCLGACERILKTPMPVAYAIHLKQLLLLYCLSLPFQIVENLGWWTTPVVVLVSFTLFGIEAIGIEIENPFGRDPNDLPLDAICETMLKNVQDLIELSPTTHPQDLPLVATYEEQQNGAHS; from the coding sequence ATGAGTTTCGAGAAAAAACGCTGGCTTCAAACTGCGCTGCAAGTCAAAGGCTCTGTGGTGCCGAAGGTTCTTCCACGATCGATAGTTTGTGGTCTGTTCGGATTGCTGATCACGATCGCATTTCTGGAAGGATTGCCCGTTTCACTCCCTGCTTTGGCGAGTCTAATTCCCAACATTGTCTTGGGTTTGCTGCTCGTGTTTCGGACAAATACGGCTTACGATCGCTTTTGGGAAGGGCGAAAAGCTTGGGGAAAATTAGTCAACGATACCCGCAATTTAGCAAGACAAATTTGGGTCGCCATTTCAGAGAAAACAGAACGAGATCGAGCTGATAAAATCGAGGCATTGCATCTATTAGTTGCGTTTTCGGTTGCCATGAAAACGCATTTGCGACAAGAATCATTTGGCTCTGAAATTGAAAAATTAATCCTACCTGAGCACTTCATTCGATTACAAGGAATTCAAAATCCACCGCTGAGGGTTGCGTTTTGGCTCGGTGATTATTTGCAGTATCAATATCAACGCGATCGCATTAAAATTCATCAGCTTACCGAGATGCAAAATCTGTTAAACGGACTGGTTGATTGCTTGGGTGCCTGTGAGCGAATTTTGAAGACCCCAATGCCTGTAGCTTATGCGATTCATCTCAAACAATTGCTACTTTTATATTGTCTTTCTTTGCCTTTTCAAATTGTTGAGAATCTAGGATGGTGGACTACTCCAGTTGTTGTATTAGTTAGCTTTACGCTGTTTGGAATTGAAGCGATCGGAATCGAAATCGAAAACCCATTTGGACGCGATCCGAATGATTTGCCGCTTGATGCTATTTGCGAAACGATGTTAAAAAATGTTCAAGATCTAATTGAACTGTCACCGACGACGCATCCCCAAGATTTACCACTGGTTGCGACTTACGAAGAACAGCAAAATGGTGCTCATTCCTAA
- a CDS encoding NAD(P)H-quinone oxidoreductase subunit O — MPVKKGELVRVIREKLENSLEAQASDSRFPSYIFETEGEVIDIRGDYAFIKFGIVPTPNVWLRQDQLESFKK; from the coding sequence ATGCCCGTTAAGAAAGGCGAATTGGTTCGTGTAATCCGCGAAAAACTCGAAAATAGCTTGGAAGCTCAAGCCAGCGATTCCCGATTTCCGAGCTACATCTTTGAGACTGAAGGCGAAGTGATAGATATTAGAGGCGATTACGCTTTTATCAAATTTGGAATCGTGCCGACACCGAACGTTTGGCTGAGACAAGACCAGCTTGAATCGTTTAAAAAATAG
- the psb32 gene encoding photosystem II repair protein Psb32, translated as MKKLLLTFCRGWLLALVFALSLGVTPALATSLYEVPPVSDARVVDLGDIISRFNESKLNETLNDLADKADQEVHFVTIRRLDYDETIDSFAKKLFEQWFPAPEERANQTLVVLDSITNNSAIVTGEKVKSLMSDETATSVAQETMQVPLQKGDRYNQAFLDVSDRLVAVLSGEPDPGPPVVVDNVKTEGTFASREETAKSNAIPWVIGLLIAATVIPMATYYWYVR; from the coding sequence ATGAAAAAGCTCCTCCTCACGTTCTGCCGGGGCTGGCTTCTTGCCTTGGTTTTTGCCCTTTCGCTTGGGGTGACTCCCGCACTTGCAACCAGTTTGTACGAAGTGCCGCCAGTCTCCGATGCGCGAGTGGTTGATTTGGGCGATATAATCAGCCGCTTTAACGAAAGCAAACTGAACGAAACTTTGAATGACCTTGCGGATAAAGCAGATCAGGAAGTTCACTTTGTCACGATTCGCCGCCTTGACTACGATGAAACGATCGATTCTTTTGCAAAAAAACTATTTGAGCAATGGTTTCCAGCGCCTGAAGAACGTGCCAACCAAACGCTAGTCGTCCTAGACAGCATCACGAATAATTCTGCGATCGTCACTGGAGAAAAGGTGAAATCGCTGATGTCTGATGAAACTGCGACCAGTGTGGCTCAAGAAACGATGCAGGTTCCATTGCAGAAGGGCGATCGCTATAATCAGGCATTTTTGGATGTGAGCGATCGATTAGTTGCCGTTTTGTCGGGTGAGCCTGATCCGGGTCCGCCTGTCGTTGTAGATAATGTCAAAACCGAGGGCACGTTTGCATCGCGTGAAGAGACTGCGAAGAGTAATGCGATTCCTTGGGTGATTGGCTTGTTGATTGCCGCAACGGTGATTCCGATGGCGACTTACTACTGGTACGTTCGATAG
- a CDS encoding glycosyltransferase family 2 protein, protein MRSWYSSLSQNTTNLYNKVNLLRVRFETVIIVAFVVIVSIVAIRIFSQNLDRALQAAPIVPDSTIATPFPKVAVIIPAYNEAANIEACVTSVLDSTAIEADQLQVWVVDDQSIDETKEIVELLQASRQDERLKLISAGERPAGEVWVGKNWACSQAMKQVEGEFLLFIDADVRLKPQSIERTVSYAQQEKIDLLSLAIVVLCRHWSEWLVQPIVVCLLAVGFDFAPVNDPESETAFAAGPFMLFRRSAYEAIGGHAAVRDEVVEDVELSRRIKQNHFRLWYGLGRGLAEVQMYRSFSALWEGWTKNWFEGSNRNYRAAFYCVFVTFLIFAMPGVGMAIALSHFAVSGLMIGSGIVFGLSAIALVQQYFVRLRSEPYTLIPTNYWWAMGIGGVLVCAIVLTSMVKTVTGWGWTWRGRQLG, encoded by the coding sequence GTGCGATCGTGGTATTCGTCTCTCTCTCAAAATACAACGAATCTTTACAATAAAGTTAATCTATTGCGCGTCAGGTTCGAGACTGTGATTATTGTTGCGTTTGTGGTGATTGTCTCTATTGTGGCAATCAGGATTTTTTCTCAAAACCTCGATCGAGCGCTGCAAGCCGCTCCTATCGTGCCGGACTCTACGATCGCTACCCCGTTCCCCAAAGTTGCGGTGATTATTCCCGCCTATAACGAAGCCGCAAATATCGAAGCCTGTGTGACTTCAGTGTTGGATAGTACAGCGATCGAGGCGGACCAACTTCAGGTGTGGGTTGTGGATGACCAATCGATCGATGAAACGAAGGAAATCGTCGAACTTCTCCAGGCATCAAGGCAAGATGAGCGATTAAAACTGATTTCAGCCGGGGAACGTCCAGCGGGAGAAGTTTGGGTCGGGAAGAATTGGGCGTGTTCGCAGGCGATGAAACAGGTTGAGGGGGAATTTCTGCTGTTTATCGATGCAGATGTGCGCCTGAAACCGCAGAGTATTGAGCGAACGGTTTCTTATGCTCAACAGGAAAAAATTGATCTGCTTTCACTGGCGATCGTGGTGCTTTGTCGGCACTGGTCGGAATGGTTAGTACAGCCGATCGTCGTTTGCTTATTAGCAGTGGGGTTTGATTTTGCGCCTGTGAACGATCCGGAGTCAGAGACGGCATTTGCGGCAGGTCCGTTTATGTTATTTCGTCGGAGTGCGTATGAAGCGATCGGGGGTCATGCTGCTGTGCGTGATGAGGTGGTCGAAGATGTAGAACTCAGTCGTCGCATCAAACAGAACCATTTTCGACTCTGGTATGGATTGGGGCGAGGACTGGCTGAAGTGCAGATGTATCGATCGTTTTCGGCACTCTGGGAAGGGTGGACAAAGAATTGGTTTGAAGGCTCGAATCGGAACTACCGAGCGGCGTTTTATTGTGTGTTTGTGACGTTTCTAATTTTTGCGATGCCTGGGGTTGGAATGGCGATCGCGCTTTCACATTTTGCGGTTTCTGGATTGATGATTGGGTCTGGAATTGTGTTTGGACTGAGTGCGATCGCGCTAGTGCAGCAGTATTTCGTGCGTCTTAGAAGTGAGCCGTATACGTTGATTCCCACGAATTACTGGTGGGCGATGGGGATTGGTGGAGTGTTGGTTTGTGCGATCGTATTGACTTCGATGGTGAAGACGGTCACTGGATGGGGTTGGACGTGGCGTGGGCGGCAATTGGGTTAG
- a CDS encoding c-type cytochrome, translating into MFRILAIVLCAVLFFAPPAWADSTKLFEYHCSGCHVNGGNIVRRGKTLKLKALEQNGYTTVDAIANIITNGKGNMSAYKERLTESEIQDLAQYVLDRANQNWK; encoded by the coding sequence ATGTTCAGAATTCTCGCGATCGTTCTCTGTGCCGTTCTTTTTTTCGCTCCGCCCGCCTGGGCAGATTCGACAAAGTTGTTTGAGTATCACTGCTCTGGTTGTCACGTCAATGGCGGCAACATTGTTCGACGCGGTAAAACGCTGAAATTAAAAGCATTGGAGCAGAACGGTTACACTACAGTAGACGCGATCGCTAATATTATTACGAATGGAAAAGGTAATATGTCCGCCTACAAAGAGCGATTGACTGAATCAGAAATTCAGGATCTTGCCCAGTATGTGCTCGATCGAGCGAACCAAAACTGGAAGTGA
- a CDS encoding sterol desaturase family protein, protein MIERIGIGVGCFAIAFVLASLVEYWVHRLMHKPYKLGERHRDHHRRNEGQGVIWEFFDYLKGTILIMGLLFFVSFEAGLGWFLGGLAYAAFSSYAHQLQHENPTKCFWMKMPVHYVHHKYGMWHHNFGLAVDWWDHVFGTYKPVEWLTEQELSQPERSYFQLRWW, encoded by the coding sequence GTGATCGAGAGAATTGGGATCGGAGTCGGTTGTTTTGCGATCGCGTTTGTCCTGGCAAGCTTAGTCGAATATTGGGTGCACCGATTGATGCACAAGCCGTACAAACTCGGTGAACGGCACCGTGATCATCATCGCCGCAATGAAGGGCAGGGTGTGATTTGGGAGTTTTTTGACTATCTCAAAGGCACAATCTTGATCATGGGATTGTTGTTCTTTGTTTCATTTGAAGCGGGATTAGGTTGGTTCTTGGGCGGGTTGGCGTATGCGGCGTTTTCGTCTTACGCGCATCAACTCCAGCACGAAAATCCAACGAAATGCTTTTGGATGAAGATGCCTGTGCATTATGTCCATCACAAATATGGAATGTGGCATCACAACTTCGGTTTAGCGGTGGATTGGTGGGATCATGTGTTCGGGACTTATAAGCCTGTGGAATGGTTGACCGAGCAGGAATTGAGCCAGCCGGAACGGAGTTATTTTCAACTGCGTTGGTGGTAG
- a CDS encoding PQQ-dependent sugar dehydrogenase, with protein sequence MTIKRIEIGIAIASIGLSMSACSLLPRENATSAASPEASSTQVASTSGSAQGYRTKEVLNGLERPWGMAWLPDGRLLVSEKSGTLRVVNNGKLEPTAISGVPPVMYEGQGGFMDVSIHPRFAENRLIYLTYSHGTPEANRTRVARAVLDGNTLRDLKPIFEVKQTKSGTQHFGSRIAWLPDNTMLVSIGDGGNPPVSLEGELIRRQAQNLRSRLGKVVRLNDDGSVPRDNPFVNKPDADPTVWSYGHRNIQGLAIDPTSKRVWASEHGSQGGDELNLVEAGQNYGWPVVTHSKEYWGGEITRERSRPEMVDPKAVWTPATAPGGLLFYTGDRFPAWKGNLFSSGLVSRDLKRIELDAQGNVRTQEAIKIGQRVRDVSQAPDGLIYFITDDGVLWRLEPKS encoded by the coding sequence ATGACAATCAAACGAATTGAGATCGGAATCGCGATCGCCTCGATCGGGCTGTCAATGTCTGCCTGTTCACTGCTGCCTAGAGAGAATGCAACTTCTGCTGCTTCGCCTGAAGCTTCATCGACTCAAGTCGCTTCCACCAGTGGATCTGCCCAAGGTTATCGAACAAAAGAGGTCTTAAACGGACTCGAACGTCCGTGGGGCATGGCGTGGCTTCCTGATGGTCGATTGTTGGTCTCAGAAAAATCAGGCACATTGCGAGTGGTCAACAATGGCAAACTAGAGCCGACTGCAATTTCTGGTGTGCCGCCTGTGATGTATGAGGGTCAAGGTGGCTTCATGGATGTTTCGATTCATCCTCGATTTGCTGAGAATCGATTGATCTATCTCACGTATTCGCATGGGACTCCAGAGGCGAATCGAACTCGTGTTGCAAGAGCCGTTCTCGATGGTAATACCTTACGCGATCTGAAACCGATTTTTGAAGTGAAGCAGACCAAATCGGGGACGCAGCACTTCGGATCTCGGATTGCTTGGTTGCCGGACAATACGATGTTAGTGTCGATCGGGGATGGTGGTAATCCTCCGGTTTCACTTGAAGGTGAGCTAATTCGTAGGCAGGCTCAAAATCTTCGCAGTCGTCTCGGTAAAGTCGTGCGGCTAAATGATGATGGATCTGTGCCGCGTGATAATCCGTTTGTGAATAAACCCGATGCTGATCCGACGGTTTGGAGTTATGGGCACCGGAACATTCAAGGATTAGCGATCGATCCCACTTCAAAACGGGTGTGGGCATCGGAACATGGATCGCAAGGTGGCGATGAATTGAATCTCGTCGAGGCGGGACAGAACTATGGATGGCCCGTTGTTACTCATAGTAAAGAGTACTGGGGGGGTGAAATTACGAGAGAGCGATCGCGTCCCGAAATGGTCGATCCGAAAGCGGTTTGGACTCCCGCAACGGCTCCGGGTGGATTGCTGTTTTACACGGGCGATCGCTTTCCTGCATGGAAGGGCAATCTGTTCTCTTCTGGGCTGGTGTCTCGTGATCTGAAGCGGATTGAGCTTGATGCTCAAGGAAATGTTCGCACTCAAGAAGCGATCAAGATCGGTCAACGGGTGCGTGATGTGTCGCAAGCTCCAGATGGCTTAATCTACTTCATTACGGATGATGGTGTATTGTGGCGATTGGAGCCAAAGAGCTAA
- a CDS encoding ATP-dependent DNA ligase: MLTPTSVDAFHRFAIAAEQIAATTKRLTKAAILGSYFTTLEDADLRLAARYFAGSTFPQFDQRVLQIGGSALMSALVIVSGAEPDTLQADLVKRGDLGDVATDVLSDAMLPTLRLSEVGEAFAALVEIRGNKRKIVGIVELLKRATALEAKYLIKLMSGDLRIGLREGAVEDAIARLASQPVGKIQWVNMLTGDIGETAVLARHNQLDTARMHLFHPIKFMLASPVEEFAEISTRMPQGFAVEDKYDGIRAQVHIGLDSDQSLHGTTINNVRVALFSRTLDEITRAFPDLVESLATVDPGSGLILDGEIVPIQGERILPFQELQKRLGRKTLTDELLQSVPVAFVAYDILYCDGKVLIEEPYEVRRSRLESLSFDTPRLKRAISQRFGDVSHLEQEFQAARDRGNEGLMVKHLQSTYKPGKRGKDWLKVKRAIATLDVVITAAEVGTGKRSRFLSDFTFAVRASETDPTLLNVGKAYSGLTDAEVQELSDWLKEHTIQEFAHGRVRTVEPKIVLEVTFDRVQVSKRHKGGYALRFPRIVRIRSDKPPEEIDTLETVRQLADQLENSHSS, from the coding sequence ATGTTGACTCCGACTTCTGTTGATGCGTTTCATCGATTCGCGATCGCGGCTGAACAAATCGCCGCCACAACCAAACGACTGACTAAAGCTGCAATTCTTGGAAGCTACTTCACAACCCTAGAAGATGCCGATTTGCGGTTAGCAGCGCGATATTTTGCAGGCTCAACCTTTCCGCAATTTGATCAGCGAGTCTTACAGATTGGCGGTTCTGCACTGATGAGTGCGCTAGTGATTGTTAGTGGAGCAGAACCGGACACACTGCAAGCAGACTTAGTAAAGCGGGGCGATTTGGGCGATGTTGCCACTGATGTGTTATCTGATGCAATGTTGCCAACGTTACGACTATCCGAAGTTGGAGAAGCTTTTGCCGCCTTGGTCGAGATTCGAGGAAATAAGCGGAAAATTGTGGGCATTGTTGAATTGCTGAAGCGGGCGACTGCATTGGAGGCGAAATATTTAATCAAGTTGATGTCTGGAGACTTGCGAATTGGATTGCGCGAAGGAGCGGTCGAAGATGCGATCGCACGTTTAGCTAGTCAACCTGTGGGGAAAATTCAGTGGGTGAATATGCTCACCGGAGATATCGGAGAAACGGCAGTACTCGCTCGACACAATCAGCTTGATACTGCACGCATGCACCTGTTTCATCCGATTAAATTTATGTTGGCAAGTCCGGTCGAAGAGTTCGCGGAAATTAGCACCCGAATGCCTCAAGGGTTTGCAGTTGAAGACAAATACGATGGCATTCGGGCACAAGTTCACATTGGTTTAGATTCAGATCAATCGCTACACGGAACCACGATCAACAATGTTCGAGTTGCGTTATTCTCCAGAACGCTAGATGAAATCACTAGAGCGTTTCCCGATTTAGTCGAATCGCTTGCGACGGTTGATCCGGGTTCAGGTTTAATATTAGATGGCGAAATTGTTCCGATTCAAGGTGAACGAATTCTACCCTTCCAAGAGTTACAGAAACGATTGGGACGCAAAACGCTTACTGATGAACTATTGCAGTCGGTTCCGGTCGCTTTTGTAGCGTATGACATTTTGTATTGCGATGGGAAAGTTTTGATCGAAGAACCGTATGAAGTTCGTCGATCGCGCTTAGAATCGCTCAGCTTCGATACCCCTCGACTAAAGAGAGCTATTTCTCAGCGATTCGGTGATGTTAGTCATTTAGAGCAAGAATTCCAGGCAGCCCGCGATCGAGGGAATGAAGGCTTGATGGTGAAACACTTACAATCGACTTACAAACCTGGAAAGCGGGGGAAAGACTGGTTAAAAGTGAAACGTGCGATCGCTACTTTGGATGTCGTGATCACAGCCGCAGAAGTCGGAACCGGAAAACGCAGTCGATTCCTTTCAGATTTCACGTTTGCTGTCCGCGCAAGTGAAACCGATCCAACCTTGCTGAATGTAGGTAAAGCTTACTCAGGATTAACGGATGCTGAAGTGCAAGAACTATCCGATTGGTTGAAAGAACATACGATTCAAGAATTTGCACATGGGCGGGTTCGGACAGTTGAACCAAAGATCGTGCTGGAAGTAACCTTCGATCGTGTTCAAGTCTCAAAGCGACATAAGGGCGGGTACGCGCTCAGATTTCCGCGCATTGTTCGCATTCGTTCAGACAAACCCCCTGAAGAAATCGACACTTTAGAAACAGTTCGTCAGCTTGCAGATCAGTTAGAAAATTCTCACTCGTCGTAG
- the aroF gene encoding 3-deoxy-7-phosphoheptulonate synthase, whose amino-acid sequence MKDAKLVLKANPDHQSIVSLSKEIAIGGQEIVIIGGPCAVESLTQMETVARELKSAPIQALRGGVYKPRTSPYAFQGAGLEGLEILASVSKRYDLPVVTEVMAISQIKEISAYADMLQVGSRNMQNFDLLKALGQAGKPILLKRGLAATIEEFVMAAEYIMSHGNPNVVLCERGIRSFDSYTRNVLDLGAVVALKQLTHLPVIVDPSHAAGRRELIADLSRAAIACGADGLIVESHPEPEKSVSDAQQALSIEAMTQLVRSLKPVAEAVGRKTYGVQCPQFAIV is encoded by the coding sequence ATGAAAGATGCAAAGCTAGTCCTCAAAGCCAATCCCGACCATCAATCGATCGTGTCTCTGTCTAAAGAGATTGCGATCGGGGGTCAAGAGATCGTGATCATCGGCGGTCCGTGTGCTGTCGAAAGTCTGACACAGATGGAGACTGTCGCTCGTGAACTCAAATCGGCTCCGATTCAAGCATTAAGGGGAGGTGTGTACAAACCGCGCACTTCCCCTTACGCTTTTCAGGGCGCGGGTTTAGAAGGATTGGAAATTCTTGCTTCGGTGAGCAAGCGATATGATCTGCCCGTTGTGACCGAGGTAATGGCAATTTCGCAGATTAAAGAAATTTCGGCTTACGCGGATATGCTGCAAGTTGGTAGCCGCAATATGCAGAATTTCGATTTGCTTAAAGCGCTGGGACAAGCTGGAAAGCCGATTTTGTTAAAGCGCGGACTCGCAGCAACGATCGAGGAATTCGTCATGGCAGCCGAGTACATCATGAGCCACGGAAATCCAAACGTGGTGCTGTGTGAACGGGGAATTCGCAGCTTCGATAGTTACACTCGCAATGTGCTCGATCTCGGTGCGGTGGTTGCTCTGAAACAGTTAACTCATCTGCCTGTGATTGTTGATCCGAGTCATGCAGCGGGACGGCGGGAATTGATTGCCGATTTATCAAGAGCCGCGATCGCATGTGGTGCAGATGGATTGATTGTGGAAAGCCATCCTGAGCCGGAGAAATCCGTATCGGATGCACAGCAGGCATTATCGATCGAGGCAATGACGCAGTTGGTTCGCAGTCTCAAACCTGTAGCGGAAGCAGTCGGGCGAAAAACCTACGGGGTGCAATGTCCACAATTTGCGATCGTATAA
- a CDS encoding OFA family MFS transporter, whose amino-acid sequence MNNVTLFGMPAEKGRWLFIPLGIIALLCLGTVYSWSIFRKPLESLLKINATESLLPFTILLVVFAILMPIAGFLIERYGVRTVTAVGGIITGLGYLLSGLDANPFTLIITYGIITGAGIGIVYGVPLAVAAKWFPDKKGIALGTTVIGFGLSPLITAPLARNLIENYGVRQAFIILGSVFAVIIVLIAFTLKMPPEGWTPRGWTPSARTVASQGTKMLGTQSFYGLWICYTIGTFVGLAAIGISSPVAQEIIKLDRGTAAATVSLFAIFNGLGRPLFGWISDRFSPKTGAIISYVLILIASILMINAQAGQVATYLTAFCLFWLCLGGWLAIAPTATATLFDANNYAKNYGIVFTAYGVGAVFGTVLAGQIKDTFGSYTLFFYPTAILAIVGIIVATFMLKRPRAATVTERDRSIA is encoded by the coding sequence ATGAATAACGTTACTCTTTTTGGTATGCCTGCGGAGAAAGGTCGCTGGCTCTTTATTCCGTTAGGCATTATTGCTTTACTGTGTCTTGGAACTGTTTATTCCTGGAGCATTTTTCGCAAACCGCTCGAATCGCTCCTGAAGATTAACGCGACTGAAAGCTTATTGCCTTTTACAATTTTGCTTGTCGTCTTTGCAATATTAATGCCGATCGCTGGATTTTTGATTGAGCGTTATGGTGTTCGGACAGTCACGGCTGTGGGCGGCATCATTACAGGTTTAGGCTATCTTCTATCTGGGTTAGATGCGAATCCTTTTACCTTGATCATTACCTATGGCATCATCACAGGTGCCGGAATTGGCATCGTGTACGGAGTGCCGCTGGCAGTTGCTGCGAAATGGTTCCCCGACAAGAAAGGTATTGCTCTCGGAACGACCGTGATCGGATTTGGATTATCTCCGCTGATTACTGCACCCCTCGCTAGAAACTTGATTGAAAATTATGGAGTCCGGCAGGCTTTCATCATTTTGGGATCGGTGTTTGCGGTCATCATTGTTTTGATTGCCTTTACGCTGAAAATGCCGCCTGAAGGCTGGACTCCGAGAGGCTGGACTCCAAGCGCCAGAACGGTTGCATCCCAAGGCACGAAAATGCTGGGAACTCAGAGCTTCTATGGACTGTGGATCTGCTATACGATCGGAACTTTTGTCGGACTCGCAGCGATCGGGATTTCTAGCCCAGTCGCCCAAGAGATCATCAAGCTCGATCGCGGAACTGCCGCAGCCACCGTTTCTTTGTTCGCAATCTTTAATGGTTTAGGTCGTCCATTGTTTGGCTGGATCTCCGATCGCTTTTCGCCAAAAACGGGTGCAATTATTTCTTACGTGCTGATTTTGATTGCATCAATTCTGATGATCAATGCTCAAGCTGGACAAGTTGCAACTTATCTCACTGCTTTTTGTTTGTTCTGGCTGTGTTTGGGTGGATGGTTAGCGATCGCGCCTACTGCAACGGCAACTTTATTCGATGCGAACAACTACGCCAAGAACTATGGCATTGTGTTTACCGCTTACGGAGTTGGAGCCGTTTTTGGAACAGTCTTAGCGGGACAAATCAAAGATACGTTTGGTAGCTATACCTTGTTCTTCTATCCGACTGCGATTTTAGCGATCGTAGGAATCATTGTTGCCACCTTCATGCTGAAACGCCCAAGAGCAGCAACCGTGACGGAAAGAGATCGGTCAATTGCGTAA